In the Paraburkholderia acidisoli genome, one interval contains:
- a CDS encoding MSMEG_0570 family nitrogen starvation response protein, protein MPVTHFVVRWPDGTEERCYSPSTIVREYLKPGAYALDDFLACAHAALDAASGRVREKFGYACSSALDQWQALERTATQYRSQPAAQVTVVSVD, encoded by the coding sequence ATGCCCGTAACGCATTTCGTCGTGCGCTGGCCCGACGGCACGGAAGAGCGCTGCTATTCGCCTTCCACGATCGTGCGCGAGTACCTGAAACCCGGCGCGTATGCCCTCGACGACTTTCTCGCCTGCGCGCACGCCGCGCTCGACGCGGCCTCGGGGCGCGTGCGCGAGAAGTTCGGCTATGCGTGTTCCTCGGCGCTCGATCAATGGCAGGCACTCGAGCGCACCGCAACCCAATACCGTTCGCAACCGGCGGCGCAGGTCACCGTCGTGAGCGTCGACTGA
- a CDS encoding Pnap_2097 family protein, giving the protein MRARRDAVRHAAREALPVAPVTRTNYVAGMPELAFAGLSEQWLLRTCGQLHWSALAAQARLASPDFYDEAGHKSYAAFTAIRVREARFEDVSENQRFAIEADVRRIAGARHFGAFRVFTTESAIAQVELLSTFVRREHAGDNRSVCKAMFTGAPPAAMPAGAQALIDQSRRLRANDWTAHGRLERATHAVEHKVDYLPCPSLDFNGAHLLYFASFQSMVERAEWHWRSAPQSAPPTLVERDMAFYGNANVGDRLVLSFGARHAGHDGLSHWCSIARAGDGVRIADVVTHKRWSHE; this is encoded by the coding sequence ATGCGCGCGCGGCGTGACGCGGTACGCCATGCGGCTCGCGAGGCCTTGCCGGTCGCGCCAGTCACGCGCACGAACTACGTGGCGGGCATGCCCGAACTCGCCTTCGCGGGCTTGTCCGAGCAATGGTTGTTGCGCACGTGCGGGCAACTGCACTGGAGCGCGCTCGCCGCGCAGGCGCGTCTGGCGTCGCCCGACTTCTACGATGAGGCAGGCCACAAATCGTACGCCGCGTTCACGGCGATCCGCGTTCGCGAGGCGCGGTTCGAAGACGTGAGCGAGAACCAGCGCTTCGCCATCGAAGCCGATGTGCGGCGCATTGCGGGCGCGCGGCACTTCGGCGCTTTCCGCGTGTTCACGACCGAAAGCGCGATTGCGCAAGTGGAGCTGCTGTCCACGTTCGTGCGTCGCGAGCACGCTGGCGACAATCGTTCGGTGTGCAAAGCGATGTTCACGGGCGCGCCGCCCGCCGCGATGCCAGCCGGGGCGCAAGCGCTGATCGACCAGAGCAGGCGCCTGCGTGCCAACGACTGGACTGCTCATGGCAGGCTCGAACGTGCGACGCATGCGGTCGAGCACAAGGTCGACTATCTGCCGTGCCCGTCGCTCGATTTCAACGGTGCGCATCTGCTGTATTTCGCGAGCTTCCAGTCGATGGTCGAGCGCGCCGAATGGCATTGGCGCTCCGCGCCGCAGTCGGCGCCGCCCACGCTCGTCGAGCGCGACATGGCGTTCTACGGCAACGCGAACGTAGGCGACCGTCTCGTGTTGTCGTTCGGTGCCCGTCACGCGGGTCATGACGGGCTCTCGCACTGGTGCTCCATTGCGCGCGCGGGCGACGGCGTGCGCATTGCCGACGTCGTCACGCACAAACGGTGGTCGCATGAGTGA
- a CDS encoding MSMEG_0569 family flavin-dependent oxidoreductase → MSTHAEEHVSVVVVGGGQAGLSISYYLKQYGVDHVVLEKRTLTHTWREQRWDAFCLVTPNWQCALPDYPYRGSDPHGFMKKDEIIAWLDGFVRHVDAPVREGMAVTRVTRRAQGGFLVQTSAGTLSADQVVVASGGYHTPVVPRMAERLPASIVQIQSSEYRNPAVLPEGAVLVVGSGQSGAQIAEDLHLAGRKVVLAVGEAPRCARFYRGRDVVDWLADMKYYDMPVEEHPLREGVRDNTNHYVTGRDGGRDIDLRRFASEGMELYGVLEDLEDGALRFRPNLRASLDSADDTYNRINASIDKFIAQQGIEAPPGEPYRPVWEPQQERATLDLAASGIGSIVWCIGFRPDFSWIDLPVFNGRGYPGHVRGVTPHEGLYFLGLPWLHTWGSGRFSGVARDAAYLADRILTQARPDARAA, encoded by the coding sequence ATGTCCACTCATGCCGAGGAGCATGTCAGCGTGGTTGTCGTCGGCGGCGGTCAGGCCGGTCTGTCGATCAGCTATTACCTCAAGCAGTACGGCGTCGATCACGTCGTGCTGGAAAAGCGCACGCTCACGCATACGTGGCGCGAGCAGCGCTGGGACGCGTTTTGCCTCGTCACGCCGAACTGGCAGTGCGCGCTGCCCGACTATCCGTATCGCGGCAGCGATCCGCACGGCTTCATGAAAAAGGACGAAATCATCGCGTGGCTCGACGGTTTCGTGCGGCACGTGGATGCGCCCGTGCGCGAAGGCATGGCCGTCACGCGCGTGACGCGTCGTGCGCAAGGCGGCTTTCTCGTGCAGACGAGCGCGGGCACGTTGAGCGCGGATCAGGTCGTGGTGGCGTCGGGCGGCTATCACACGCCTGTCGTGCCGCGCATGGCCGAGCGTTTGCCCGCTTCCATCGTGCAGATCCAGTCGTCGGAGTATCGCAATCCGGCGGTGCTGCCCGAAGGCGCGGTGCTCGTGGTCGGCTCGGGACAATCGGGCGCGCAGATCGCGGAAGACCTGCATCTCGCGGGGCGCAAGGTCGTGCTCGCCGTGGGCGAAGCGCCGCGTTGCGCGCGCTTCTATCGCGGCCGCGACGTGGTGGACTGGCTCGCGGACATGAAGTACTACGACATGCCCGTGGAGGAGCATCCGCTGCGCGAAGGCGTGCGCGACAACACCAATCACTACGTGACGGGCCGCGACGGCGGACGCGACATCGACCTGCGCCGCTTCGCGAGCGAAGGCATGGAACTGTATGGCGTGCTCGAAGACCTCGAAGACGGCGCGCTGCGGTTTCGCCCCAACCTGCGCGCGAGTCTCGATAGCGCCGACGACACCTATAACCGCATCAACGCGTCCATCGACAAATTCATCGCGCAACAAGGCATCGAGGCGCCGCCCGGCGAACCGTATCGCCCCGTGTGGGAGCCGCAACAGGAGCGCGCGACGCTCGACCTCGCCGCGAGCGGCATCGGCAGCATCGTGTGGTGCATCGGTTTTCGGCCGGATTTCAGCTGGATCGACCTGCCCGTGTTCAACGGCCGCGGCTATCCGGGCCACGTGCGCGGCGTGACCCCGCACGAAGGTCTCTATTTTCTCGGCCTGCCGTGGCTGCATACGTGGGGTTCCGGCCGCTTCTCGGGCGTTGCGCGCGACGCCGCCTATCTCGCCGACCGTATCCTCACGCAAGCGAGGCCCGATGCGCGCGCGGCGTGA